TCGAGCTCGTCCCCGGCGCCACCGGCGAGGTGACATTCGTCGCCTGCTATCTCGACGATCATCCGTCCGCCTCCGCGCCGGACGATGTGAACCGCTTGACCGGGATCGTGTCCTCCCGCCGGGGGCCGGTTCGGCTCCTGGCTCCCGAGGCGTCTGGCCGGACGTCGCTCTTCGTGGGAGCCCCGTGGTTGCACGGGGCGGCACCGACGGCAGCCGATTGGGAGGCGTGGTTTCCCGGCCGGCGGCGCCACGAAGAGCGAGGGGCGGACGGCACGCTGCTCGCGTTCTTCCACGGGGCCGAAACGCATGTCGTCGGCCGCGTCAAGGAGGAGACGGTCATGCGCCCGCACGGGCACATCCTGCGTAGTGGTGAGCCGCGATGGGTCGACCGCGAGCATCTCGGTCTCACGTGCTACGCGGCGGGTATCTTCGCCGCCCAGGTCTATCTGGGGAACCCGAGTCTGACGCGCTTGCTGTCGGTCGTTCGCAACCATCTCAACGTCGCGCGTGCGGCGGGCCAGCGTGTGTGGCTCCGCGAGGCAGGAGAGTGGCGTCAGCTCGGCGTGCCATCGGCGTTCGCGATGACGCCGGGCGACGCCTGGTGGATCTATCGCTTCGACGACGACGTGATCGCGGCGCGGGTATGGTGCTCATCACATCACGCCGCCGCGTTCCTGGAGCTGCGGGTCACCACGGGCGCGCCTCGCGAGTTTCTCATCACGCACCAGCTCGCGCTCGGCGCCAACGAGTTCGACCAGGGCGGTGAACTTGGACTTCACGCGGAAACCGGCTGGCTGAGCTGCAGTTTCGATCCCAAAGGGGTCACGGCGGAGGGGCTTCCGGGTCTGTGCTTCGCCATCGCCGCCGCCGAGCCTGCCGATGTCGCGGCGATCGGTGGCGACGAGCTGCTCTATCTCGATGGCGTCCGTCGCGGCGGGCCGTACGCCGTCGTGCAGACCCGGGCGGTGACGCGGTGCGCCGTCATCCTTCTGGGGTCGCTCGTGGGGACCGCGGCGCTGCCAGCCGCGGTGGCGGCGGCGCGGCAGGAGTGTCGGGAAGGATGGGCCGCCGCGCGCGCGCTGGATGCGCCGGTGCGGCTGAGCGGCGGGGTCGATCCGGCCGTCGCGCGGATCGACGAGATTCTGCCCTGGTTCACCCACAATGCCGGGATTCATTTCTCAGCCCCGCACGGACTCGAGCAGTATGGCGGCGCCGCCTGGGGTGTCCGGGACGTCTGCCAGGGATCGGTCGAGTGGCTGCTCGCGTCCGCCGAGGCGCCGACGGTCCGGCGGGCCCTGGAGACGGTGTTCACTCAGCAGTATCCGCACGACGGGGGATGGCCGCAGTGGTTCATGCATCCGCCGTTTCACAGGATTCAGCAGGCGCACAGCCACGGCGACGTGTGTCTGTGGCCGGTGAAGGCCCTCTGCGATTACGTGGAGGCGACGAACGATCTGGCCTTCCTGGAACACGAGATCGGCTACACCGATCCGGCATGCTTCGAGCCGACGGGCCCGCACGAGACGCTGTGGGCGCATTGCGACCGGGCGCTCGCTCAATGCCAGGCGCGCTTCGTGAGGGGGACGGCGCTGGTCGACTACGGGGACGGCGACTGGGATGACACCCTGCAGCCTGCCGATCCGGCGATGAGGACGCGCATGGTCAGCGCCTGGACGGTCGCGCTCGCGTACCAGACGCTCCGCCAGTTTTCGGAGGTCTGCCGGCGCGCAGGCGAGGACGCCCGCGCGTGGCGGGTCCGCGCATTGCTGGAGCGCATGCGGGCCGACTTTCACGAATACTTGATGCCTGGAGGGACGGTGGCCGGCTTCATGGTGCACGAGGCCGACGGCGCTTGGCGGCCGCTCTTGCATCCAGCGGACGCGCTGACCGGCATCCGGTACCGTCTCCTGCCCATGACGCGTGCCATCCTGGCCGAGCTGTTCACCCCGGTGGAAGCGCAGCGGCATCTCGATATCATTGCCCGCGAGCTTTGGTTCCCCGACGGCGTCCGGCTGATGAGCGAGCCGGTTCCGTATCACGGCGGGTGCCAGCGCCTCTTCAAGCGCGCGGAGACGGCGGCGAACGTCGGCCGCGAGATCGGCCTGCAGTACGTCCACGCCCACCTGCGGTACGCGGAGGCCATGGCGAAGACCGGGAACGCCGAGGCGCTCTGGTGGGCGCTGCGAGTCTGCACTCCCGTGGGACTGACTGACGTCGTTCCCAACGCCGCGCCGCGCCAGAGCAATGTCTATTTTTCCAGCTCGGACGCCGACTTCGCCGATCGCCTCGAAGCGGCGACGCGCTGGAATGAGCTGCGCACCGGTCGTGTGGCCGTGCGCGGCGGCTGGCGACTCTATTCGAGCGGTCCCGGTTTGTTCCTGCACAAGGTGCGCACGTGTCTGCTGGGGGTCCGCGAGTCGTTCAGCGATGTCGTGTTCGATCCGGTGCTGCCCCATCGGCTCGACGGCTTGATCGCACAGCTGACGCTGCTGGAGAGGCCCGTCGAAGTTCGATATCGCGTGCGCGACGCGAGCGTCGGCCCCTCGGGAGTCGTCGTCAATGGCGTGCGGATCTCTCTCACCGCGCGTGACGAGAATCCCTACCGCGTCGGAGGATGGCGCGTGCCGGCGGCAGAGCTATCGGCGTTATTGGGCCGCCAGCGGGACGTGATCGAGGTCGAGCTGTGACGAGTACGACGCTCGACGACTTCACCGAGCTCTCCGGTTGGAGCCCGGTGACGTCGGGACAGGCGCAACTCCGCATTTCCGGGGATCGAGGGCCCCGGGACGGCGCCATGCGGCTCGACTTCGATTTCAAAGGTAGTGGCGGCTTCGTCGTGGCCCGCAAGCGCTTGTCGTTCCCGCTGCCGGAGTCCGCTCGAGCCTTCACCGATACGTTCAGGACGGCGGCGCGCACATCCTGGTCAATCGCGACGGGGCCGCGCTGCAGCCCGGTCCCCGTCGTTACGCGCGATCGTGGATCCGCGACGGCGCGACCATGGCGGCGACCCTGCTGCGCGCAGGCTGCACCGAGGAGGTCCGGGACTATCTTCGCTGGTACGGGCGCCATCAGGCCCCCGACGGGACCATCCCGTGCTGCGTCGACAGTAACGGCCCCGACTGGCTCGCGGAATACGACAGCCAGGGTGAGTTCATCTACGCCGTCATGGAGTACTTCCGCTTCACCGGAGATCGCGTCTTCCTCTCCGAGATGTGGCCGGTGGTGGCCAGATCCGTCGATCGGATCGAAGCGCTGCGCAGCCAGCGCCTCACGGCCGAGTTCCCGACGCCGGAGAAACGGGCCTACTATGGGCTGCTGCCGGAGTCTGCGAACACTGGAACTCGATGATGTGCTGGAGCGAATGGGCGGCCTGAGCGTTCAGCGGGACTGGGGCGAAGCGCTCTCGCTCGGCGAGCAGCAGCTGCTCTGTATCGCCCGGGTGGTTCTCGCCGCGCCTCGCTTCGTTTTCCTCGAACGACCCAGCGCGGCCCTCGGGGCCCCACAGGTCGATCGGGTCTTGCGCCTGCTCCGGGAGCGGTCGATCACGTACATCACGGTTGGGGGCGGCGGCGACCGGACGGACGACTACCACTTCATCCTCGAGCTTGCCGGCGACGGCGGATGGGCCTGGAAAGCGCTCGGAGTCGCCGTGAGTTAGACTATCGGCGAACTCGCGGAGGGGAGGAGAATCTCATGGCGTTCTACGAAAGAGGCCCGGTCCGTATCTACTACGAAGAGGTGGGTTCCGGCTTCCCCCTGTTGCTCATCCCGGGCGGCGGGCTCAATTCGGCACTTTCCTCCTGGCAGACAGCCTCGCCCTTCAACCCGATGGAACGGTACCACGACGACTTCCGCTGCATCTGCGCTGACCTGCGCAACGCCGACCCCGGGCAATCCAGCGGCCCGCTCGAGATCGACCGCCCCTGGGACGCCTATACGGACGACCAGCTCGGGCTGATGGACCACCTCGGCATCCGGGAGTTCATGGTCATGGGCTTCTGCATCGGCGGGCCGATGATCCACAACCTTCTCAAGCGGGCACCAGAGCGCGTCGTCGCGGCCGCGATGATGCAACCCAGCGGGTTCAGGCCCGAGATGCCGGACCTCTTCTACCAGAACAACATGACGAAGTGGGGACCGCAGCTCTGCGCGAGGCGCCCCGAGGTCACGATGGCCACTGTCCACGACTTCCTCACCAGCATGTACACGAAGCGTGCCGACTTCGTGTTCACCGTATCGCGCGATTTCGTGCGCTCCATCCGGACGCCGCTGCTGATCGCGCCCGACGACGTGCCCGCGCACCCGTACAAGGTCGCGATGGAGGTGGCCAGCCTCGCCCCGAATGCCGAGGTGACGATCTATCCTTGGAAGGATTCGCAGGAGCACATCGACCAGGTCGTGGAGCACGCGCGGCGCTTCCTCAAGGCGCACGAACCCGTCAGAGCTTAGGAACGCGGAGCCGCGCCCCACCGGGGGCAGAGGTGACCATGAGCGAGGGACGCTTCACCACGTTGACGGCCGAGACCATGACGCCGGAGCAGAAGCGCGTGGCGGAAGCCATCCAGTCGGGGCCACGCGGCGCGGGCCTTCGCGGGCCGTTCAACGCACTTTTGCGTAGTCCGGAGCTGTGCGATCTCGTCCAGCGGGTCGGCGCTTTCGTGCGGTTCAACACGTCGATCCCGGCGCGGGTCAACGAGCTGGCCATCATCATGGCCGGGCGGAAGTGGACGGCGCAGTACGAGTTCTACGCGCATCGGCGGCTCGCCATCGAGGCGGGCCTCAAGCCGGCCATCGCCGATGCTATCGCCGCCGGCACCCGTCCCGCCGGCATGGCGGAGGACGAGGCGATCGTGTACGACTTCGTCGCCGAGCTGCTGGCGACGGGCCAGGTGTCGGACGCCGCCTTTGCGCGCGTGAAGGCGGCCTTCGGTGAGCGCGGCGTGGTGGACCTGGTGGGCGCGGTCGGCTATTACAGCCTCGTATCGATGGTGCTGAACGTCGCGCGCGTCCCCCTGCCGGCCGGTGTCGACCCCCCGCTGAAGTAGCTGCTCCGAACATGAGTGCGCGGCTCCCAGATCCGCCCCGCTCTCGACTGGAGGATGAGCCGATGGAGTTCGGGATCTTCAATCTGATGGGGTCGCGCGAGGCGGACAAGCCGACCGCGCAGGTGTTCGGTGAAGTCACCGAGCAGACGAGGCTGGCCGACGAGCTCGGCTACACGACTGCCTGGTTCGCCGAGCACCACTTCTCGAACTATTGCTTGTGCGCGTCGCCGTTGATGATGGTGGCCCATTGCGCCTCGATCACCAGGCGGATTCGGCTCGGCACCGCGGTCGTGGTGTTGCCCCTGTACAACCCGGCGCGGCTGGCCGCCGAGATCGCCACGGCCGACGCGTTATCGAACGGCCGCCTGATGCTCGGCGTCGGATCCGGGTATCAGCCCTACGAATTCGAGCGGTTCGGGATCGACATCGCGCAGAATCTCGAAATGACCGAGGAGCTCTGCGACATCCTCGAGCTGGCCTTCAGCCGGGATTTCTTCAGCTACAACGGCAAACACTACCGGATGCCAGACACGCATATCCCCTCCCGCCCGGTGCAGAACCCGCTGCCGATCTACGTCGCCGGCCACAGCCCGGCGATGTTCCAGACCGCCGCGCGGCGTGGCTATCGAGTCCTGTCGTCGGGCCGGGTCGGCGGCCCCACGTTTCTGGCCGAGCAGTATGCCGACATGGTCGCCGCGTTCGCCGCCGAGAACGCGCCCCTGTCGCGGGCGCACATCACCATCAACCGCTTCGCCCACATCACCGACAGCCGCGACGAGGGGATGCGCTTTGCCGAGAACGCGCGCTATCAGACGCGGCTGGCGTCGAGTCTCAGGCGCCGGCAGGAAGTCATGCGCGGCACCGTGCTGGTCGATGTCCCGTACCCCGACGAGCCGTCGCTCGAGACCATCCACGACAATCTGCTGATCGGTGATGTCGACACGATCGCCGAGAAGCTCGTCGCCGAGGTCCACGCGACCAAGTTCGTGCAGGTGTGCTTCTCGTTCAAGGTCGGGAATACGCCGCACAAGGCGGCGATGCGCTCGATGGAGCTGATGATCGGCGAGGTCAAGCCGAAGGTGGAACAAGCGCTCGTGAGAGCATGAACTGGCTCGTCAAGGAGGAACCCACCCACTACGGGTTCGAGGCGCTCGTGAAGGACAGGAAGGCCGTCTGGAGCGGCGTCAGGAACGCGCTGGCCCAGAGGCATCTTCGCGCCATCAAGAAGGGCGACCACATCTTCTATTACCACACCGGCGATGAGAAGGCGGTGGTCGGGATCGCCAGGGCGCTGTCCGCCGCCTATCCGGATCCGGAGGACGCAAGCGGCAAGTATGTGGCGGTGGATATCGCGCCGGTCAAGCGGCTTCCCAGGCCGGTGACGCTCGCCGAGTTCAAGGCCGACCCAGCTTTCAAGGACTTTGCGCTGGTCCGCATCGCGCGGCTGTCGGTGATGCCCGTCACCGATGCGGAGTGGGCGCGGATCGAGCGCATGGCAAGGAAGGCCGACTAGCTGGCGAAGGTTTGGTCCAACCTGACCGAGCGGCCGGTGGCGGAGGATCGCTCGATTGCGTCGATCAGCTTGTGGCGCCGGACGGCGAGGGCGAAGTCGACGTCGAAGGAGCCACGGCCGCGCAGAGCCTCGGCGGCGCGCGCGTACGCCTGGGCGACGTTGTAGGGCTGGCCGCTCGGCGTGCCGGCCGGAACGACCTTGTACCTGGCCGGGACGGGCATCGCCGCGAGGGGTTCTTTGCCCCTGCCCGCGTGCACCTCGCTGCCTCCGGTGTTGAACGAGCCTTCCGCACGGATGACCAGGGCGCCCTCGCGCCCGTAGATCTCGATCCGGTTACCACCGGGATTCGAGGGGACGGCGGCGACATTGACCGACACCTCGGCGCCGCTCACCATGCGGCCGACCACGTTGATGCTGTCCGGTGAGTCGACCGGGACCGCCTTTCCCTCCAGGGTTCGCCACTCCGGGATCCGCGTCGTCACCCGGGCCGAGACCTCGGCTAACTCGCCGAGCACGGCGCAGAGCGCGTCGATGGCGTGGCCGCCCGTGATG
This DNA window, taken from Candidatus Methylomirabilota bacterium, encodes the following:
- a CDS encoding cellobiose phosphorylase; its protein translation is MAAPSRRDSIPIADAKGFGLVELGSGSGLRAEFLASGALFALRHRQTLINQLLPGPAEDGLFRLLVRWWPGGKAQPRAPDGWTAVAGPGLTFGRVGPRAVTWAAGMAGTLASTTTFVLHPKLAHWSWRIRVRNTSASALRIDVLHALDLGLADEAAVRNNEAYVSQYLDLLPLSTPTLGWVVLARQNQPMAGGLHPWLAVACASGAEACCTDGWQFFGGDHRVTGEPLAVRVPALPSRRLQYEFALAGLQSRAVELVPGATGEVTFVACYLDDHPSASAPDDVNRLTGIVSSRRGPVRLLAPEASGRTSLFVGAPWLHGAAPTAADWEAWFPGRRRHEERGADGTLLAFFHGAETHVVGRVKEETVMRPHGHILRSGEPRWVDREHLGLTCYAAGIFAAQVYLGNPSLTRLLSVVRNHLNVARAAGQRVWLREAGEWRQLGVPSAFAMTPGDAWWIYRFDDDVIAARVWCSSHHAAAFLELRVTTGAPREFLITHQLALGANEFDQGGELGLHAETGWLSCSFDPKGVTAEGLPGLCFAIAAAEPADVAAIGGDELLYLDGVRRGGPYAVVQTRAVTRCAVILLGSLVGTAALPAAVAAARQECREGWAAARALDAPVRLSGGVDPAVARIDEILPWFTHNAGIHFSAPHGLEQYGGAAWGVRDVCQGSVEWLLASAEAPTVRRALETVFTQQYPHDGGWPQWFMHPPFHRIQQAHSHGDVCLWPVKALCDYVEATNDLAFLEHEIGYTDPACFEPTGPHETLWAHCDRALAQCQARFVRGTALVDYGDGDWDDTLQPADPAMRTRMVSAWTVALAYQTLRQFSEVCRRAGEDARAWRVRALLERMRADFHEYLMPGGTVAGFMVHEADGAWRPLLHPADALTGIRYRLLPMTRAILAELFTPVEAQRHLDIIARELWFPDGVRLMSEPVPYHGGCQRLFKRAETAANVGREIGLQYVHAHLRYAEAMAKTGNAEALWWALRVCTPVGLTDVVPNAAPRQSNVYFSSSDADFADRLEAATRWNELRTGRVAVRGGWRLYSSGPGLFLHKVRTCLLGVRESFSDVVFDPVLPHRLDGLIAQLTLLERPVEVRYRVRDASVGPSGVVVNGVRISLTARDENPYRVGGWRVPAAELSALLGRQRDVIEVEL
- a CDS encoding amylo-alpha-1,6-glucosidase, with protein sequence MRDGATMAATLLRAGCTEEVRDYLRWYGRHQAPDGTIPCCVDSNGPDWLAEYDSQGEFIYAVMEYFRFTGDRVFLSEMWPVVARSVDRIEALRSQRLTAEFPTPEKRAYYGLLPESANTGTR
- a CDS encoding alpha/beta hydrolase — protein: MAFYERGPVRIYYEEVGSGFPLLLIPGGGLNSALSSWQTASPFNPMERYHDDFRCICADLRNADPGQSSGPLEIDRPWDAYTDDQLGLMDHLGIREFMVMGFCIGGPMIHNLLKRAPERVVAAAMMQPSGFRPEMPDLFYQNNMTKWGPQLCARRPEVTMATVHDFLTSMYTKRADFVFTVSRDFVRSIRTPLLIAPDDVPAHPYKVAMEVASLAPNAEVTIYPWKDSQEHIDQVVEHARRFLKAHEPVRA
- a CDS encoding carboxymuconolactone decarboxylase family protein, giving the protein MSEGRFTTLTAETMTPEQKRVAEAIQSGPRGAGLRGPFNALLRSPELCDLVQRVGAFVRFNTSIPARVNELAIIMAGRKWTAQYEFYAHRRLAIEAGLKPAIADAIAAGTRPAGMAEDEAIVYDFVAELLATGQVSDAAFARVKAAFGERGVVDLVGAVGYYSLVSMVLNVARVPLPAGVDPPLK
- a CDS encoding LLM class flavin-dependent oxidoreductase produces the protein MEFGIFNLMGSREADKPTAQVFGEVTEQTRLADELGYTTAWFAEHHFSNYCLCASPLMMVAHCASITRRIRLGTAVVVLPLYNPARLAAEIATADALSNGRLMLGVGSGYQPYEFERFGIDIAQNLEMTEELCDILELAFSRDFFSYNGKHYRMPDTHIPSRPVQNPLPIYVAGHSPAMFQTAARRGYRVLSSGRVGGPTFLAEQYADMVAAFAAENAPLSRAHITINRFAHITDSRDEGMRFAENARYQTRLASSLRRRQEVMRGTVLVDVPYPDEPSLETIHDNLLIGDVDTIAEKLVAEVHATKFVQVCFSFKVGNTPHKAAMRSMELMIGEVKPKVEQALVRA
- a CDS encoding EVE domain-containing protein, translated to MNWLVKEEPTHYGFEALVKDRKAVWSGVRNALAQRHLRAIKKGDHIFYYHTGDEKAVVGIARALSAAYPDPEDASGKYVAVDIAPVKRLPRPVTLAEFKADPAFKDFALVRIARLSVMPVTDAEWARIERMARKAD